The Ascochyta rabiei chromosome 15, complete sequence genome window below encodes:
- a CDS encoding N-alpha-acetyltransferase, non-catalitic subunit — MADSAHRHSTAPLQDAEAALRHDGAGSPHVNIINPTPQTNLPLRQAFRQPICAPPPKIHDITEKFLKASNALEVGQLVKDDYFTLFESIGAIEIMDPKMDSGFLEPGETLEDDYDTSTPLLPEELIGIMDQLLCYEMAWHTGYPLSQTLFTSVYIDKLLWPEPKTLEQSQFLPNGESAHGPSVQALLQVLRAYCLALIKGCDYVIAKITSRDYFEEEDFCTQTYNRVLFVSTPMDVFLRELDAAVEVMEDPALDVKDALRSAITSRLEFRRDFLRALDLEHPLEHMTSSWPPVLRGMTTIKATHQLGQSVPGAFSTKMQRRLASTVPPRPIVEFDFKDALDLLEHICVDCEEATRFINLPQDPLEYQSFLWAFASRSPAPLAYSRSYLSTLLFHPEILNTAVSLPLADVKTLVFLASPIVDPINWTLSPPRNPLLPKPPRLQMAMLIDEFVDRSGQPYLDLWVALGQNRCRLRRMFTHVITGWDLLQADASLVDTDLAAAAAELNITDQMLEFPLSTWVYHRKLWMIEKVILLGFEQDIYLPDEFSGMYLFLSLIATRRRELLSRIQTHHTTRHTQLLRSRDLRTATAVASASRHLDSLAAAATGTAALSLALARFYMLATYLRLLPLPKRPFGTEPLRYELRMKPFLAVQPPEVPPFADFKTHTQPYGPYTAPDAGFAADVQNATSELWAEVDGNVQVARAAFAELRRLGPEAAKSVGVAKAWEREVQGLLASCVALGVAAAGVRDAVGRAGAELGALDVRVEIPGAGVEGKKRYAEGWVVVSVVNK, encoded by the exons ATGGCCGACAGCGCTCACCGCCACAGCACCGCCCCGCTCCAGGATGCTGAGGCTGCTTTGCGTCATGACGGAGCTG GCTCCCCCCACGTGAATATCATCAATCCCACCCCGCAAACCAACTTGCCGCTGCGACAGGCGTTCAGACAGCCCATCTGCGCGCCGCCACCCAAGATCCATGACATTACGGAGAAATTCCTAAAAGCTAGCAACG CTCTAGAGGTTGGACAACTCGTCAAAGATGACTACTTCACGCTCTTCGAGTCCATCGGAGCCATCGAA ATCATGGATCCCAAGATGGACAGCGGCTTCCTGGAGCCCGGAGAGACGCTTGAAGACGATTACGACACATCGACACCGCTCTTGCCAGAAGAGCTGATCGGTATCATGGACCAGCTGCTCTGCTACGAGATGGCATGGCATACAGGCTACCCTCTCTCCCAGACGCTCTTCACGTCCGTCTACATCGACAAGCTGCTCTGGCCGGAGCCAAAGACCCTCGAACAATCCCAGTTCCTCCCCAACGGTGAAAGCGCTCACGGGCCCTCGGTGCAGGCATTGCTGCAGGTGCTGAGGGCGTATTGCTTAGCACTCATCAAAGGTTGCGACTACGTGATAGCGAAAATCACCAGTCGAGATTACTTTGAGGAGGAAGACTTTTGCACACAGACCTACAATAGAGTCCTGTTCGTCAGTACGCCGATGGATGTCTTCTTAAGAGAGCTTGATGCTGCTGTCGAGGTCATGGAAGA TCCGGCACTGGATGTCAAGGATGCACTTCGCTCGGCCATCACGTCTAGACTGGAGTTCCGTAGAGATTTCTTGAGAGCTCTAGATTTGGAGCACCCGCTCGAGCATATGACATCTTCATGGCCTCCAGTGCTGCGAGGTATGACCACCATCAAGGCCACGCACCAGCTCGGACAATCTGTACCCGGGGCCTTCAGCACGAAAATGCAACGCAGACTAGCTTCGACCGTGCCACCTCGGCCGATCGTCGAGTTCGACTTCAAGGACGCGCTGGACCTGCTTGAGCACATCTGTGTCGACTGCGAAGAGGCCACTCGGTTCATCAATCTGCCCCAAGATCCGCTCGAATACCAATCGTTCCTCTGGGCTTTTGCGTCGAGATCGCCTGCACCGCTAGCATACTCGAGATCCTATCTGTCTACGCTGCTCTTCCACCCCGAGATCCTAAACACAGCCGTGTCGTTACCACTAGCAGACGTCAAGACGCTCGTCTTCCTCGCGTCGCCTATAGTAGACCCGATCAACTGGACTCTGTCTCCACCGCGCAACCCTCTTCTGCCCAAACCGCCTCGGCTACAGATGGCCATGCTCATTGACGAATTCGTCGACCGATCCGGGCAACCCTACCTCGACCTCTGGGTCGCCTTGGGCCAGAACAGATGCCGTCTCCGCCGCATGTTCACCCACGTCATCACCGGCTGGGACCTCCTCCAAGCCGACGCCAGCCTCGTCGATACAGATctggccgccgccgccgccgagcTCAACATCACAGACCAAATGCTCGAGTTCCCCCTCTCCACATGGGTGTACCACCGAAAGCTGTGGATGATCGAGAAGGTCATCCTCCTCGGCTTCGAGCAGGACATCTACCTCCCAGACGAGTTCTCGGGCATGTATCTCTTCCTCTCTCTGATCGCGACACGCCGTCGCGAACTCCTCTCGCGGATCCAAACCCACCACACCACACGGCACACGCAGCTCCTGCGCTCGCGCGACCTACGCACCGCAACCGCCGTGGCCTCTGCATCCCGGCACCTCGACAGCCTCGCAGCAGCCGCAACCGGCACCGCAGCCCTCAGCCTCGCACTCGCCCGCTTCTACATGCTCGCCACCTACCTCCGCTTGCTCCCCCTCCCCAAACGGCCCTTCGGCACAGAACCCCTCCGCTACGAACTCCGCATGAAACCCTTCCTCGCCGTCCAACCGCCCGAGGTACCCCCTTTCGCGGACTTTAAAACGCACACGCAGCCCTACGGCCCTTACACGGCGCCAGACGCCGGCTTCGCGGCCGACGTGCAGAACGCCACCTCGGAGCTGTGGGCCGAAGTCGACGGGAACGTCCAGGTTGCGCGAGCGGCGTTTGCGGAGCTGAGGCGGCTGGGGCCCGAAGCGGCGAAGTCGGTGGGCGTCGCGAAGGCGTGGGAGCGCGAGGTGCAGGGTCTGCTGGCGAGTTGCGTCGCGCTTGGGGTCGCGGCGGCGGGGGTTAGGGACGCGGTGGGGAGAGCTGGGGCGGAGCTGGGGGCGTTGGACGTCCGTGTTGAGATTCCCGGTGCTGGGGTGGAGGGGAAGAAGCGGTATGCCGAGGGGTGGGTGGTTGTTAGTGTTGTGAACAAGTAG
- a CDS encoding Proteasome endopeptidase complex, with protein MFRNNYDNDSVTFSPQGRIFQVEYAQEAVKQGSVVVGIVSKTHAVLAAIKRNAEELSSYQKKIIPIDSHFGVALAGLASDARVLSNFMKQQSLASRLTYDRAIPLSDITSRIADRAQTNTQQYGRRPYGVGLLIAGVDAKGPHLFEFQPSGVTQEMVACGIGARSQMARTYLERHLDEFDSASREDLIKHALRALKESLSQDKELTVDNTSVGIGGVGEDFALYEGQDIAEWLSTTFENAEGGNEDGAEAMETDS; from the exons ATGTTCCGCAACAACTACGACAACGACTCGGTCACCTTCTCGCCGCAGGGCCGCATATTCCAGGTCGAGTATGCACAAGAGGCCGTCAAGCAGGGTTCCGTCGTCGTTGGCATTGTCAGCAAGACACATGCGGTGCTCGCAGCAATCAag CGCAACGCAGAGGAGCTCTCGTCGTACCAGAAGAAGATCATCCCCATAGACTCGCACTTCGGCGTCGCCCTCGCCGGCCTCGCCTCCGACGCCCGCGTCCTCTCCAACTTCATGAAGCAGCAGTCGCTCGCCTCCCGCCTGACATACGACCGCGCCATCCCGCTCTCGGACATCACATCACGCATCGCAGACCGCGCGCAAACCAACACCCAGCAGTACGGCCGGAGACCCTACGGCGTCGGCCTGCTCATTGCCGGTGTCGACGCAAAGGGCCCTCACCTCTTCGAGTTCCAGCCCAGCGGCGTCACACAGGAGATGGTGGCCTGCGGTATTGGCGCTAGGAGTCAGATGGCCAGGACGTACCTCGAGAGGCACCTGGACGAGTTCGACAGCGCGAGCAGGGAGGACCTGATCAAGCACGCCTTGCGCGCGCTGAAGGAGTCACTGTCCCAGGACAAGGAGCTCACCGTCGACAACACCAGCGTCGGCATTGGCGGCGTCGGCGAGGACTTTGCCCTGTACGAGGGCCAGGACATTGCGGAATGGCTGTCGACCACGTTTGAGAACGCCGAGGGTGGCAACGAGGACGGTGCCGAGGCCATGGAGACGGACTCGTAG
- a CDS encoding Vacuolar protein sorting-associated protein 55 produces MHHVEHRLARAALGLSACDSTTPRPDTDAEPAPYTHTHTHTHTYIHTHIHAHTTRYHVMAGIKTIIGLSFVLAIGFLLVILSAALFHNYLTLLVVATYVVAPLPNWVCGRAASQDDFMESAGNGIVDFGRFLTGFFVVMGIALPTLLWHSEQIAGGAAAMSMIGGLTIYSTIISFTLFFHEDQDF; encoded by the exons ATGCACCACGTCGAGCACCGGCTTGCGCGCGCCGCTCTCGGCCTGTCTGCCTGCGACTCCACGACTCCACGGCCGGACACTGACGCCGAACCTGCTCCGTATACACacacgcacacacacacacacacatataTACACACACATATACACGCACACACCACCCGCTACCACGTCATGGCTGGCATCAAGACCATCATCGGGCTGTCCTTT GTCCTCGCCATCGGCTTTCTGCTCGTCATCCTGTCCGCAGCGCTGTTCCACAACTACCTCACGCTGCTCGTCGTGGCGACGTACGTAGTCGCACCGCTCCCCAACTGGGTCTGCGGGCGCGCCGCGAGCCAGGATGACTTCATGGAGAGCGCAGGGAACGGCATAGTCGACTTTGGCAGGTTCCTCACCGGCTTCTTCGTCGTCATGGGAATCGCGCTGCCCACGCTGCTCTGGCACTCGGAGCAGATTGCCGGCGGCGCCGCTGCCATGTCCATGATTGGCGGCCTCACCATCTACTCCACCATCATCAGCTTCACCCTCTTCTTCCACGAAGATCAAGACTTCTGA
- a CDS encoding Vacuolar protein sorting-associated protein 68, with protein MEENRVFRFPRPAWLNSANTRTLGVYTAGAMFALGFYSLIDVAVWSKSIKNPSDPPVHVTFIDWIPGICSALGMLVINSIDKSRLSADSFSYSGNGVAWKARLVLFLGFALLAGGLAGSVVVLVMKYIVPGYVWPTIWMGAGNVVANALIMLSSATLWIAQNMEDEYAYNLAL; from the exons ATGGAGGAGAACCGCGTTTTCCGCTTCCCCCGGCCCGCGTGGCTGAACAGTGCCAACACGCGCACCTTGGGCGTCTACACGGCCGGAGCCATG TTTGCGCTCGGCTTCTACTCGCTCATCGACGTGGCCGTGTGGTCCAAGTCGATCAAGAACCCCTCGGACCCGCCCGTGCACGTCACCTTCATCGACTGGATACCGGGCATCTGCTCGGCGCTGGGCATGCTCGTCATCAACTCGATCGACAAGTCGCGTCTGTCGGCCGACAGCTTCTCCTACAGCGGCAACGGCGTGGCCTGGAAGGCGCGGCTGGTGCTGTTCCTGGGCTTTGCGCTGCTGGCCGGGGGGCTGGCGGGGAGTGTCGTCGTGCTCGTCATGAAATACATTGTGCCCGGCTATGTTTGGCCGACCATCTGGATGGGCGCGGGCAACGTGGTGGCGAATGCCCTGATCATGCTGAG CTCGGCAACCCTCTGGATTGCGCAGAACATGGAGGACGAGTACGCGTACAACCTGGCGCTTTGA
- a CDS encoding 60S ribosomal subunit assembly/export protein — protein sequence MAPTKPSSKGKSGPKGKSAGGAASKSKARGKEPEGISKRKQKSLSLAKPGGAQKTKSFRTKDGKKKKRVYTEAELDIPKLNSIVPAGIAKPKGQKKGKIFVDDPASMMAIMSVVNAQKEGHIESKIMRSRQLEEIREAKRKEAEGRLDDKKADFEDRKQKLKKKRKRSSEPARADEADTESPKKPSKKDGKFKPKKRVSFG from the exons ATGGCGCCCACGAAACCAAGCAGCAAGGGCAAGTCCGGTCCCAAGGGCAAGAGCGCAGGCGGCGCCGCCTCCAAGAGCAAAGCGCGCGGCAAGGAACCCGAGGGCATCTCCAAGCGCAAGCAAAAGTCGCTCTCGCTCGCCAAACCCGGCGGCGCGCAGAAGACCAAGTCCTTCCGCACAAAGGacggcaagaagaagaagcgcgTCTACACCGAGGCCGAGCTCGACATCCCCAAGCTCAACTCGATTGTGCCCGCGGGCATCGCCAAGCCAAAGGGCCAGAAGAAGGGCAAGATCTTCGTCGACGACCCTGCGAGCATGATGGCCATCATGAGCGTTGTCAATGCGCAGAAGGAGGGCCATATCGAGAGCAAGATCATGCGCTCGCGGCAGCTCGAGGAGATTCGCGAGGCGAAGCGCAAGGAGGCCGAGGGCAGGTTGGACGACAAGAAGGCGGATTTT GAGGACAGGAAACAGAAGctcaagaagaagaggaagaggagttCAGAGCCCGCTCGCGCCGACGAGGCGGACACCGAGTCG